From Mastacembelus armatus chromosome 13, fMasArm1.2, whole genome shotgun sequence, one genomic window encodes:
- the rhbdd1 gene encoding rhomboid-related protein 4 isoform X1 translates to MMRNRQRSSQLGLLLLASQVFQVGLDNIPPVTLAVLALNVYLYLFPAAPLLQACVSVQQAYWYKEWHRLLLSPLHHADDFHLYFNMVSFIWKGIRLERQLGGAWFLYLLSVFSLLTGLVYLVLEAVLTELTQDMSYSMSCAVGFSGVLFALKVLSNYYHPGGVTYVMGFPVSNRYASWVELVLIHITTPGTSFVGHLAGILVGLLYTAGPLKTIMKKCAGFVTSNGYSSSGSSGTVSNLTLKQILLTGYSGTGGDYSGYHQYPPGYTTNHSASYTGGLTEEEQLETAIRNSLNDRGPSSHRGAPPPYGFHLSGDMGADEIRWRRLRRFDS, encoded by the exons ATGATGCGGAACCGTCAGCGGTCATCCCAGCTGGGCCTGCTGCTCCTGGCCTCCCAGGTGTTTCAGGTGGGTCTGGACAACATCCCACCTGTCACCCTGGCTGTCCTGGCTCTCAACGTGTACCTTTACCTCTTTCCTGCAGCTCCACTTTTGCAG GCCTGTGTGAGTGTCCAGCAGGCATACTGGTATAAAGAATGGCATCGCCTTCTGCTGTCCCCTCTGCACCATGCAGATGATTTTCACCTCTACTTCAACATGGTATCCTTCATCTGGAAAGGTATCAGGCTGGAGCGACAGCTGGGTGGGGCCTGGTTCCTGTACTTGCTGTCAGTCTTCTCTCTGCTTACTGGTCTAGTCTACCTGGTGCTGGAGGCAGTGTTAACCGAGCTCACGCAGGACATGTCCTACAGCATGAGCTGTGCTGTTGGCTTCTCAG GTGTCCTGTTTGCCCTGAAGGTGCTCAGTAACTATTACCACCCAGGAGGTGTGACCTACGTGATGGGTTTTCCTGTGTCTAATCGCTATGCTAGCTGGGTAGAACTAGTGCTGATTCACATAACAACTCCTGG GACCTCTTTTGTTGGTCACCTGGCAGGTATCCTGGTGGGTCTGCTCTACACTGCTGGGCCTCTGAAGACCATCATGAAGAAATGTGCAG GGTTTGTGACATCGAATGGCTATAGCTCCTCAGGCTCATCAGGTACAGTATCAAACCTTACATTGAAACAGATCCTTCTAACAG GCTACAGTGGCACTGGTGGAGATTACTCTGGATACCATCAGTATCCACCAGGCTACACAACAAATCATTCAGCATCTTATACCGGTGGGCTGACAGAGGAAGAGCAGTTGGAGACAGCCATCAGGAACAGTCTGAATGACAGAG GACCATCCAGTCATAGAGGCGCTCCTCCTCCTTATGGTTTCCACCTCTCTGGGGACATGGGAGCTGATGAAATCAGGTGGAGGAGACTAAGGAGGTTTGACAGCTGA
- the rhbdd1 gene encoding rhomboid-related protein 4 isoform X2 → MMRNRQRSSQLGLLLLASQVFQVGLDNIPPVTLAVLALNVYLYLFPAAPLLQACVSVQQAYWYKEWHRLLLSPLHHADDFHLYFNMVSFIWKGIRLERQLGGAWFLYLLSVFSLLTGLVYLVLEAVLTELTQDMSYSMSCAVGFSGVLFALKVLSNYYHPGGVTYVMGFPVSNRYASWVELVLIHITTPGTSFVGHLAGILVGLLYTAGPLKTIMKKCAGFVTSNGYSSSGSSGYSGTGGDYSGYHQYPPGYTTNHSASYTGGLTEEEQLETAIRNSLNDRGPSSHRGAPPPYGFHLSGDMGADEIRWRRLRRFDS, encoded by the exons ATGATGCGGAACCGTCAGCGGTCATCCCAGCTGGGCCTGCTGCTCCTGGCCTCCCAGGTGTTTCAGGTGGGTCTGGACAACATCCCACCTGTCACCCTGGCTGTCCTGGCTCTCAACGTGTACCTTTACCTCTTTCCTGCAGCTCCACTTTTGCAG GCCTGTGTGAGTGTCCAGCAGGCATACTGGTATAAAGAATGGCATCGCCTTCTGCTGTCCCCTCTGCACCATGCAGATGATTTTCACCTCTACTTCAACATGGTATCCTTCATCTGGAAAGGTATCAGGCTGGAGCGACAGCTGGGTGGGGCCTGGTTCCTGTACTTGCTGTCAGTCTTCTCTCTGCTTACTGGTCTAGTCTACCTGGTGCTGGAGGCAGTGTTAACCGAGCTCACGCAGGACATGTCCTACAGCATGAGCTGTGCTGTTGGCTTCTCAG GTGTCCTGTTTGCCCTGAAGGTGCTCAGTAACTATTACCACCCAGGAGGTGTGACCTACGTGATGGGTTTTCCTGTGTCTAATCGCTATGCTAGCTGGGTAGAACTAGTGCTGATTCACATAACAACTCCTGG GACCTCTTTTGTTGGTCACCTGGCAGGTATCCTGGTGGGTCTGCTCTACACTGCTGGGCCTCTGAAGACCATCATGAAGAAATGTGCAG GGTTTGTGACATCGAATGGCTATAGCTCCTCAGGCTCATCAG GCTACAGTGGCACTGGTGGAGATTACTCTGGATACCATCAGTATCCACCAGGCTACACAACAAATCATTCAGCATCTTATACCGGTGGGCTGACAGAGGAAGAGCAGTTGGAGACAGCCATCAGGAACAGTCTGAATGACAGAG GACCATCCAGTCATAGAGGCGCTCCTCCTCCTTATGGTTTCCACCTCTCTGGGGACATGGGAGCTGATGAAATCAGGTGGAGGAGACTAAGGAGGTTTGACAGCTGA